A genomic region of Roseateles amylovorans contains the following coding sequences:
- a CDS encoding GNAT family N-acetyltransferase: MPGSIGSCSLDRTLPALPWLVAEDAAGEVCGYAYAGKHRERPAYQWSVDTTVYIRADQRGLGIGRALYERLLAILRELGYCQAFAGIALPNAGSVALHQALGFEPIGVYRGVGYKHGAWHDVGWWQKTLRADAAPTNVTSFGGVATGHEQARSQSAPTSP, encoded by the coding sequence ATGCCGGGTTCTATTGGCAGTTGCTCGCTCGACCGCACGCTGCCTGCGCTGCCTTGGCTGGTCGCAGAAGATGCCGCCGGAGAGGTCTGTGGCTACGCCTATGCGGGCAAGCACCGGGAGCGTCCGGCCTATCAATGGTCGGTAGACACCACCGTCTACATCCGGGCCGACCAGCGCGGCCTCGGCATCGGCAGGGCGTTGTACGAGCGTCTGTTGGCGATTCTTCGTGAGCTCGGCTACTGCCAGGCCTTTGCAGGCATCGCCTTGCCGAATGCGGGCAGCGTCGCGCTGCATCAAGCCCTCGGCTTCGAACCGATCGGCGTGTACCGGGGCGTCGGCTACAAGCATGGCGCTTGGCACGACGTCGGCTGGTGGCAGAAAACCCTGCGAGCCGACGCGGCGCCAACCAACGTGACAAGCTTCGGCGGCGTCGCGACCGGCCACGAACAAGCCCGATCGCAATCCGCGCCTACTTCACCTTGA
- a CDS encoding NADP-dependent oxidoreductase produces the protein MKAFVLERYGKTSTLTSTERPTPEIRDDEVLIEVHAAGVNLLDSKIRDGEFKLILPYRLPVVLGHDVAGVVVKTGARVRRFQPGDEVYARADDFRIGTFAQYVPVREASLALKPRNLTMEEAAAMPLVGLTAWQALVERAGLKRGQKVFIQAGSGGVGTFAIQLAKHLGATVATTTSTTNVALVKGLGADVVIDYKKQDFAEVLRDYDVVLNSQDGKTLEKSLGVLQRGGQVVSISGPPDPEFGQAIGASGFVRLVMRLLSAGIRRKASRQGKRFSFLFMKADGGQLGEITALIEAGVIRPVIDRVFPFASTNEALDFVRAGRAKGKVVIKVK, from the coding sequence ATGAAAGCTTTTGTTCTTGAGCGCTACGGCAAGACCAGCACGCTCACATCGACAGAGAGGCCGACCCCTGAGATTCGAGACGACGAAGTCTTGATCGAGGTCCATGCGGCCGGCGTGAACTTGCTGGATTCCAAGATCCGGGACGGCGAGTTCAAGTTGATCCTGCCCTATCGCCTGCCCGTGGTGCTTGGCCACGATGTGGCGGGCGTCGTCGTCAAAACGGGCGCCAGGGTGCGCCGCTTCCAGCCCGGTGATGAGGTCTATGCGCGGGCGGACGACTTCCGGATCGGCACCTTCGCGCAGTACGTCCCGGTCAGGGAAGCGTCGCTCGCGCTCAAACCCAGGAATCTGACGATGGAAGAAGCCGCGGCGATGCCGCTGGTGGGGCTGACCGCCTGGCAGGCACTGGTCGAAAGGGCCGGATTGAAGCGCGGGCAGAAGGTCTTTATCCAGGCAGGCTCGGGCGGTGTCGGCACATTCGCGATCCAGTTGGCCAAGCATCTGGGCGCGACGGTCGCGACCACGACGAGCACCACGAACGTCGCGCTGGTGAAGGGGTTGGGCGCCGATGTGGTCATCGACTACAAGAAGCAGGACTTCGCCGAGGTGCTCCGTGACTACGACGTCGTGCTCAACAGCCAGGACGGCAAAACGCTGGAGAAGTCTCTGGGCGTGCTCCAGCGCGGTGGGCAGGTGGTCTCGATCTCTGGGCCGCCGGATCCGGAGTTCGGCCAGGCGATCGGCGCCTCCGGTTTCGTGCGGCTGGTGATGCGCCTGCTGAGCGCCGGGATCCGCCGAAAGGCAAGCCGCCAAGGCAAGCGCTTTTCGTTCCTGTTCATGAAGGCGGACGGCGGTCAGTTGGGAGAGATCACAGCGCTCATCGAGGCTGGCGTGATCCGGCCTGTCATCGATCGGGTCTTCCCCTTTGCGTCGACCAACGAGGCGCTCGACTTTGTGCGCGCCGGCCGGGCGAAGGGCAAGGTGGTGATCAAGGTGAAGTAG